In Flammeovirgaceae bacterium 311, one DNA window encodes the following:
- a CDS encoding ATP-dependent chaperone clpb (COG0542 ATPases with chaperone activity, ATP-binding subunit), with translation MNFDKYTIKAQEAVQKSGEIAVGNQQQAIEPGHLLKALLTVDENVVPYLLKKLNVNRLQLDNKLDELIKGYPKVSGSQPYLSNASAAAMRKAEDFLKTFGDEFVAIEHIILGILDSGDRAGKILKELGVSEKDLKTAIKELRGGSKVTDANAEAKYKSLERYSNNLNEMAKQGKIDPVIGRDEEIRRVLQILSRRTKNNPILLGEPGVGKTAIVEGLAQRIVQGDVPENLKSKQIVALDMGLLVAGAKYKGEFEERLKAVIKEVQDSAGEIILFIDEMHTLIGAGGGGEGAMDAANLLKPALARGELHTIGATTLKEYQKYVEKDKALERRFQSVTVDEPNIPDAISILRGIKDKYELHHGVRIKDDAVIASVELSQRYITERFLPDKAIDLMDEAAAKLRLEIDSMPEELDELNRRIMQLEIEREAIRREKDLDKETQLTREIADLNEKRSGLKAKWESEKEVVQGIRQAKEDIEHFKLEAEQAERAGDYGRVAEIRYGHIREAEEKLKVLQEKVKALNQGNSLIKEEVDAEDIAEIVARWTGIPVSKMLQSEREKLLHLEEELGKRVAGQKEAIEALSDAVRRSRAGLQDPKRPIGSFIFLGTTGVGKTELAKALAEYLFNDESAMVRIDMSEYQERHAVSRLVGAPPGYVGYDEGGQLTEAVRRKPYSVVLLDEIEKAHPDVFNILLQVLDDGRLTDNKGRVANFKNTIIIMTTNIGSHLIQERFKELNPFNEDEVVEITKNEVIDQLRRQVRPEFLNRIDEVIMFRPLDKSVIRQIVDIQFRLIQKRLEENGVKIEATDDVLDYLGEVGFDPTFGARPLKRVMQREILNPLSKEILAGRVNKEDVIGVTLNDQRQIEFLNLNEVQIEEK, from the coding sequence ATGAACTTCGATAAATATACAATCAAGGCACAGGAGGCCGTGCAGAAGTCTGGTGAGATTGCCGTTGGTAATCAGCAGCAGGCCATTGAGCCCGGGCACCTCCTGAAGGCACTGCTTACGGTTGATGAAAATGTAGTGCCGTACCTGCTGAAAAAGCTGAACGTAAACCGCCTTCAGCTCGATAATAAGCTGGATGAGCTCATTAAGGGCTATCCGAAGGTAAGCGGCTCACAGCCCTACCTTTCAAATGCTTCTGCTGCTGCCATGCGCAAGGCAGAGGATTTCCTGAAAACATTCGGAGATGAATTTGTTGCCATTGAGCACATTATCCTGGGAATTCTGGATTCCGGCGATCGTGCCGGTAAAATCCTGAAAGAACTGGGGGTCAGTGAAAAGGACCTGAAAACCGCCATTAAAGAATTGCGTGGTGGCAGCAAGGTAACAGACGCTAACGCTGAGGCTAAGTATAAGTCGCTGGAGCGTTACTCCAACAACCTGAACGAGATGGCCAAGCAGGGCAAAATAGATCCTGTGATTGGTCGCGATGAAGAGATCAGGCGGGTGCTGCAGATCCTGAGCCGCCGCACCAAAAATAACCCGATCCTGCTTGGTGAGCCAGGGGTGGGTAAAACCGCTATTGTAGAAGGACTGGCCCAGCGTATTGTGCAGGGCGATGTGCCCGAAAACCTGAAAAGCAAGCAGATTGTAGCCCTGGATATGGGTTTGCTGGTAGCAGGTGCCAAATACAAAGGTGAGTTCGAGGAGCGCCTGAAGGCAGTCATCAAAGAGGTGCAGGACAGTGCCGGTGAGATCATTCTCTTCATAGATGAAATGCATACCCTGATTGGTGCAGGCGGTGGTGGCGAGGGTGCCATGGACGCAGCTAACCTGCTGAAGCCTGCCCTGGCCCGTGGCGAGTTGCATACCATCGGTGCTACTACCTTAAAAGAGTACCAGAAGTATGTGGAGAAAGACAAGGCCCTGGAACGCCGTTTCCAGTCTGTAACTGTAGATGAGCCTAATATCCCCGATGCCATCTCCATTTTGCGCGGTATCAAAGATAAATACGAGCTGCACCACGGTGTACGCATTAAGGATGATGCCGTGATTGCTTCGGTAGAGCTTAGCCAGCGCTATATTACAGAGCGCTTCCTGCCAGACAAGGCTATTGACCTGATGGACGAGGCGGCTGCCAAGCTACGCCTGGAGATCGACTCCATGCCGGAAGAGCTTGATGAGCTGAACCGCCGCATTATGCAGCTGGAGATTGAGCGCGAGGCCATACGCCGCGAAAAAGACCTGGATAAAGAAACCCAGCTTACCCGCGAAATTGCCGATCTGAACGAGAAGCGCAGTGGCCTGAAAGCCAAGTGGGAAAGTGAAAAAGAGGTAGTACAGGGCATCCGGCAGGCCAAAGAAGACATTGAGCACTTTAAACTGGAAGCCGAGCAGGCCGAACGTGCCGGCGATTATGGCCGTGTGGCCGAGATCCGCTATGGCCATATCCGCGAAGCCGAAGAAAAGTTGAAGGTGCTGCAGGAAAAAGTGAAGGCGCTGAACCAGGGTAACAGCCTTATTAAAGAAGAGGTAGATGCCGAAGACATCGCGGAAATAGTAGCCCGCTGGACGGGCATACCAGTAAGCAAAATGCTGCAGAGCGAGCGTGAAAAGCTGCTTCACCTGGAGGAAGAGCTGGGCAAACGCGTAGCCGGGCAGAAAGAAGCCATCGAAGCGCTTTCTGATGCCGTACGCCGCAGCCGTGCCGGTCTGCAGGATCCTAAGCGTCCTATCGGATCGTTCATTTTCCTGGGTACTACCGGTGTGGGTAAAACCGAGCTGGCCAAAGCCCTGGCCGAGTACCTCTTTAACGACGAAAGCGCCATGGTGCGCATCGACATGAGTGAGTACCAGGAGCGCCATGCGGTAAGCCGCCTGGTGGGAGCGCCTCCCGGCTATGTAGGCTATGATGAGGGTGGGCAGTTAACCGAGGCCGTGCGTCGCAAGCCTTATTCAGTAGTATTGCTGGATGAGATCGAGAAGGCGCACCCCGATGTGTTCAACATCCTGCTGCAGGTACTGGACGATGGCCGCCTGACGGACAACAAAGGCCGTGTGGCGAACTTTAAGAACACCATCATCATCATGACCACCAACATTGGTTCGCACCTGATCCAGGAGCGCTTTAAGGAGCTGAATCCTTTCAATGAGGATGAGGTGGTGGAAATTACCAAGAATGAGGTAATAGACCAACTGCGCAGGCAGGTGCGTCCGGAGTTCCTCAACAGGATCGACGAGGTGATCATGTTCCGTCCGTTGGATAAATCGGTAATCCGCCAGATTGTGGACATCCAGTTCCGCCTGATCCAGAAACGCCTGGAAGAAAACGGGGTGAAGATAGAAGCCACCGACGATGTGCTGGATTACCTGGGCGAGGTAGGATTCGACCCAACCTTTGGTGCCCGTCCGCTGAAGCGCGTGATGCAGCGTGAGATCCTGAACCCGTTAAGTAAGGAGATCCTGGCCGGCCGTGTAAATAAGGAAGACGTGATCGGCGTTACCCTGAACGACCAGCGCCAGATCGAGTTCCTGAACCTCAACGAGGTGCAGATTGAAGAAAAGTAA
- a CDS encoding gliding motility-like protein has product MQHAFAAQLFSLFYLNYSFMKRLLLTTLTVWLLLLLAPGAVFAQTSAAQPGAAQPNATKQASASLQCCADKPICAGETVSLLVALEGQAPYTFRYSDGNGVHTVSTSNNNYELKVSPNATSSYSLVSMQDAKGAGQICGTATVAVNQCTPPASGKDCSDNCFDSQILKQETVGSCTTYTLKVTNDGSCSSALSHFSISVPCGRVTEASNSKGWPMEIGTTDPTTGITGIKVDNIKGFGENGKAGSFTVTYTICANACGASDPYCGFLVAYKAGTCVNYSTAAPPYKPMSGSLAATNIKCFSQQTGSIQLSLTGGKAPYTYSWSNGATTASLSNVAAGNYTLTITDAASKKLVLHAKVQQPEALVAQATATQTSCGNTNGSLSLQVSGGTAPYSYAWSNGAATKDINSLAAGTYSVTITDANNCSTTGSYTIAGSSTLKASLSGGSSCSSSLAITAEVSGGKAPYSYSWSNGATTASISPEEAGTYTLTVTDAGGCTTTVSTTSSGTSMPVIITYEYSRPSCANGRDAWIDLDVVGGSGSYTYSWSNGSTTEDLQNITSGSYTVTVTDALGCSDTKTISVPLTQPISVVATEIIQADCMGNLGGITVAASNGTAPYTYTWTHGATGESLEDLEPGYYTVTVTDDMGCTTSRTFQIKAPSMPQVQINGGSCGTSTLTAAASGGEGPYNYEWNTGATTGSINAEAGQYYTVTITDQNGCTASAEMQVDEIGSAITATTAVTQPGCFGSTNGSVDLTVDGGTGSYTYRWSNGATTEDLSNVGAGTYTVVITDESGCTKTATATIGNPAAITVVSELIHANCHGLGGISVEAQGGTAPYTYSWTHGPEGNSLDNLQAGQYTVVVTDARGCAIQKTFSIREEQAPAVSIANTGTCTTQQLTAQVSGSTGPYTYLWSSGQTTAAITPAVSGSYNVVVTDSNGCPAVAYTEVTLGESALILHADVQQASCSGTADASASIEVSGGTAPYTYDWSNGLGSAYANNLATGVYSVRVTDSKGCYDVVAFEIKQSAQIYISLLGGAPSICGQPNGSLTIEVEGGVAPYTYKWNTGVTSSTLQGVAAGSYTVAVIDAIGCSKEATFSVPEMAGNNDVAAILDDCLDTMIAAGNTASFAVNFSGNGPYTFSYTDGKQTYSVTTSANPYVLNVQPLKTTTYQLLSVSNSCGEGFATGKATATVVSPKTPACADGCFSTDLISTSNSGSCTTYTLKVNAGSDCRYDLSHFEVAVPCGQVSSMNNSKGWPMSVGLDPTTGVYGIKVDNIQGFGNNQSFTISYTLCNTESCSDSPALCGPMVAYKAGQCTYFGKATPPATGTPPVSDNPSYDGVLGPGMSLKLYPNPLMVGQTLTAEVENLFVSTTATVTIRTLAGLKVYEQTQAVSPSNNKVQLSVPALLQGNYLVSVSIYNSHYTKQLVIY; this is encoded by the coding sequence TTGCAGCATGCTTTTGCCGCGCAATTATTTAGCCTCTTTTACCTAAACTATTCCTTTATGAAAAGACTGCTACTCACGACGCTCACGGTATGGCTCTTGCTGTTACTGGCGCCCGGGGCAGTATTTGCCCAGACTAGCGCGGCCCAGCCGGGTGCGGCCCAGCCGAACGCGACTAAACAGGCATCTGCCAGTCTGCAATGTTGTGCCGATAAGCCCATTTGTGCAGGAGAAACAGTAAGCCTGCTTGTAGCACTGGAAGGACAAGCCCCTTATACCTTCCGGTACAGCGATGGAAATGGTGTTCACACCGTTAGCACCTCTAACAATAATTATGAACTAAAAGTATCGCCCAACGCCACCAGCAGCTATAGTCTGGTGAGCATGCAGGATGCAAAAGGAGCCGGCCAGATCTGCGGAACGGCCACGGTGGCGGTAAACCAGTGCACCCCCCCTGCAAGCGGGAAAGACTGTTCAGACAATTGCTTTGACAGTCAGATCCTGAAGCAGGAAACAGTGGGCTCCTGCACCACCTACACCCTGAAAGTAACGAACGATGGCAGCTGCAGCTCTGCACTGTCGCACTTCAGCATCTCAGTGCCCTGCGGCAGGGTAACCGAAGCCAGTAACTCAAAGGGCTGGCCAATGGAAATAGGTACCACCGACCCCACCACCGGCATTACCGGCATCAAGGTAGATAATATTAAAGGATTTGGCGAAAACGGCAAGGCCGGCAGCTTTACCGTTACCTACACCATTTGTGCCAATGCCTGCGGCGCCAGCGATCCCTACTGTGGCTTCCTGGTAGCTTATAAAGCCGGCACCTGTGTTAATTACAGCACTGCAGCGCCCCCTTACAAGCCCATGAGCGGAAGCCTGGCAGCTACCAACATCAAGTGCTTCAGTCAGCAAACCGGTAGCATTCAGCTTAGCTTAACGGGTGGCAAAGCACCTTATACCTACAGCTGGAGCAATGGTGCCACTACTGCCAGCTTAAGCAATGTAGCAGCCGGCAACTACACCCTCACCATTACCGATGCCGCCAGCAAAAAGCTGGTACTGCATGCAAAAGTACAGCAGCCAGAGGCGCTGGTAGCCCAGGCTACTGCAACCCAAACCAGTTGCGGCAACACTAACGGCAGCCTGTCTTTGCAGGTAAGCGGCGGCACTGCTCCCTACTCCTATGCATGGAGTAATGGTGCTGCCACCAAAGATATCAATAGCCTGGCGGCCGGAACCTACTCAGTTACCATTACCGATGCCAACAACTGCTCTACCACAGGCAGCTATACCATTGCAGGCTCCAGCACACTGAAGGCAAGCTTAAGCGGCGGTAGCAGTTGTTCATCATCATTGGCCATTACTGCCGAGGTAAGCGGGGGCAAAGCTCCTTACAGCTACAGCTGGAGCAACGGTGCCACCACTGCTTCCATTTCGCCTGAAGAAGCCGGTACCTACACCCTTACCGTAACCGATGCAGGCGGGTGTACTACTACCGTCAGTACCACCAGCAGCGGTACAAGCATGCCTGTGATCATCACCTATGAATACTCCAGACCAAGCTGTGCCAATGGCAGGGACGCATGGATAGATCTGGATGTAGTTGGCGGCAGCGGCTCCTACACCTACAGCTGGAGCAACGGAAGCACTACAGAAGATCTGCAGAACATTACCTCCGGCAGCTATACAGTAACCGTAACAGATGCCCTCGGCTGCAGCGATACCAAAACTATTTCCGTACCGCTCACTCAGCCTATTAGCGTAGTGGCTACTGAAATTATTCAGGCCGACTGCATGGGCAACCTTGGCGGCATTACTGTTGCTGCCTCTAATGGTACAGCTCCTTATACTTATACCTGGACGCACGGTGCGACCGGAGAAAGCCTAGAAGACCTGGAGCCAGGCTACTATACAGTAACAGTAACCGACGATATGGGCTGTACAACCAGCCGCACCTTCCAGATTAAGGCACCAAGCATGCCACAGGTACAGATCAATGGCGGCTCATGCGGCACCAGCACACTTACTGCAGCAGCAAGCGGCGGAGAAGGCCCTTACAACTACGAATGGAACACCGGTGCTACCACAGGCAGTATCAACGCAGAAGCCGGGCAGTATTATACCGTGACTATTACCGACCAGAATGGTTGTACTGCTTCGGCCGAGATGCAGGTAGATGAAATTGGCAGTGCTATTACCGCTACTACCGCTGTTACCCAGCCAGGCTGCTTTGGGTCTACCAATGGCAGTGTAGATCTTACAGTTGACGGCGGCACAGGCAGCTACACCTACAGATGGTCCAACGGAGCTACCACGGAAGATCTTAGCAATGTTGGCGCAGGTACTTACACCGTGGTAATCACCGACGAGAGCGGCTGCACCAAAACAGCTACTGCAACCATCGGCAACCCGGCTGCGATTACTGTAGTGAGCGAATTGATACATGCCAACTGCCATGGCTTAGGCGGCATTAGTGTTGAGGCACAGGGCGGCACCGCCCCCTACACCTACAGCTGGACCCACGGTCCGGAGGGGAACAGCCTGGATAATTTACAGGCCGGCCAGTACACTGTTGTTGTAACAGATGCCAGGGGTTGCGCTATTCAGAAAACCTTTAGCATTCGCGAAGAGCAGGCGCCTGCGGTTAGCATTGCCAATACCGGCACCTGCACCACCCAGCAACTTACAGCACAGGTAAGCGGCAGCACAGGCCCCTATACGTATCTGTGGAGCTCCGGCCAAACCACTGCTGCAATTACGCCTGCGGTGAGCGGCTCTTACAATGTGGTAGTGACCGATAGCAATGGCTGTCCTGCAGTTGCCTATACAGAAGTAACTTTAGGCGAAAGCGCCCTGATATTGCATGCAGATGTGCAGCAGGCAAGCTGCTCCGGCACTGCAGATGCAAGCGCCTCTATTGAGGTGAGTGGCGGTACCGCACCTTATACCTACGACTGGAGCAATGGCTTAGGCTCTGCTTATGCCAATAATCTTGCCACTGGTGTTTATTCCGTGCGGGTAACAGACAGCAAAGGTTGCTACGATGTAGTTGCATTTGAAATCAAACAGTCTGCACAAATCTACATCAGCCTGCTGGGTGGTGCACCCAGTATCTGTGGCCAGCCTAACGGCAGCTTAACCATTGAGGTAGAAGGCGGCGTAGCACCTTACACCTATAAGTGGAATACAGGCGTTACCAGCAGTACATTACAAGGAGTAGCAGCCGGTTCTTATACCGTTGCTGTGATAGATGCCATAGGCTGCTCTAAAGAAGCTACCTTCAGTGTGCCTGAAATGGCGGGCAACAACGATGTGGCTGCCATCCTGGACGATTGCCTGGATACCATGATCGCCGCAGGCAACACAGCTTCTTTTGCAGTGAACTTTAGCGGAAATGGCCCTTATACCTTCAGCTATACCGATGGAAAACAGACCTACAGTGTTACCACCTCTGCAAATCCATATGTGCTGAATGTACAACCCCTTAAAACCACCACTTACCAGCTGCTAAGTGTTAGCAACAGCTGTGGCGAAGGTTTTGCAACGGGTAAAGCCACTGCAACGGTAGTTTCTCCTAAAACACCTGCCTGTGCAGATGGCTGCTTCAGCACCGACCTGATCAGCACCAGCAATAGTGGCAGCTGCACCACCTACACCTTAAAGGTAAATGCAGGTTCTGATTGTCGCTACGACCTGTCGCATTTTGAGGTAGCAGTACCATGCGGCCAAGTAAGCAGCATGAACAACTCCAAAGGCTGGCCTATGTCAGTAGGCTTGGATCCTACCACCGGTGTGTATGGTATTAAAGTGGATAATATCCAGGGTTTTGGCAACAACCAGAGCTTTACCATCAGCTACACCCTGTGCAATACCGAAAGCTGCTCCGACAGCCCTGCCCTTTGCGGACCAATGGTTGCCTACAAAGCTGGCCAGTGTACTTACTTTGGCAAGGCAACGCCTCCTGCAACAGGAACACCGCCGGTTAGCGATAACCCATCTTACGATGGTGTATTAGGACCTGGCATGTCGCTGAAGCTGTACCCTAACCCACTGATGGTTGGCCAGACACTTACTGCAGAAGTTGAGAACCTGTTTGTGAGCACCACGGCCACTGTTACCATCAGAACCCTTGCCGGTCTGAAAGTGTACGAGCAAACCCAGGCGGTAAGCCCAAGCAACAACAAGGTTCAGCTAAGCGTACCAGCACTGCTTCAGGGCAATTACCTGGTGAGTGTGTCCATTTACAACTCACATTATACTAAACAGCTAGTGATATACTAA
- a CDS encoding 3-hydroxyanthranilate 3,4-dioxygenase (COG0662 Mannose-6-phosphate isomerase), translating into MSVTRPLNLSQWIEDHRHLLKPPVGNKQIYTQTKDFIVMIVGGPNSRKDYHLNATEELFYQLEGEMVVKIIEDGKPVDIKIGPGEMFLLPGNVPHSPRRPANTVGLVVEKIRPEKMEDGFMWYCENCGHKLYEEYAMVTDIVEQLPVIMERFWSNDELRTCDNCGTYMEKPQAPQVDK; encoded by the coding sequence ATGAGTGTAACACGCCCCCTTAATTTAAGCCAGTGGATCGAAGATCACCGGCACCTGCTGAAACCGCCTGTTGGCAACAAACAAATCTATACCCAGACCAAAGATTTTATTGTGATGATTGTGGGCGGCCCCAACAGCCGCAAAGATTATCACCTGAATGCTACCGAAGAGCTCTTTTATCAGTTGGAAGGCGAAATGGTGGTGAAGATCATTGAGGACGGAAAACCGGTAGACATTAAGATTGGCCCCGGAGAAATGTTCCTGCTGCCGGGCAATGTGCCCCACAGCCCCCGCCGCCCCGCTAATACCGTAGGCCTGGTGGTAGAGAAGATTCGCCCTGAAAAGATGGAAGATGGTTTTATGTGGTACTGCGAAAACTGCGGCCACAAACTCTACGAAGAGTACGCCATGGTGACCGATATTGTAGAGCAGCTGCCAGTGATCATGGAGCGCTTCTGGAGCAATGATGAGCTGCGCACCTGCGACAACTGCGGCACCTACATGGAAAAACCTCAAGCCCCGCAGGTAGATAAATAA
- a CDS encoding Kynureninase (COG3844 Kynureninase) — MQYQNTESFARELDQQDPLASFRERFLFPIVADESKEGMKTAIYLCGNSLGLQPKATRTYLERELQKWAQYAVDGHFHAEEPWLTYHKLLREPLARLVGAQPHEVVAMNNLTTNLHLMMVSFYRPGPQRYKILMEGGAFPSDQYAVESQVRFHGYAPDSAIIEINPRPGEQTLHTEDILAAIEEHKDSLALVLFSGIQYYTGQVFDMQAISKAAHAAGAFAGFDLAHAIGNVPMQLHNWDADFAVWCSYKYLNSGPGNTAGAFVHERHVTSTDIPRFAGWWGHNEEERFKMEKGFKPIAGADGWMLSNSNILPLAAQRASLEIFEEAGIERLRQKSLQLTGYLEWMLCHEINCDKWGIEIITPSQPEARGCQLSLFVHKGGKAVFDKIDSAGVIGDWREPNVIRVAPAPLYNSFMDVYRFCRIFERALQEVVG, encoded by the coding sequence ATGCAATACCAAAATACGGAGTCTTTTGCCAGAGAGCTGGACCAGCAGGATCCGCTGGCCTCATTCAGGGAGCGTTTTTTGTTTCCTATTGTAGCCGATGAGTCCAAGGAAGGCATGAAAACAGCCATTTACCTCTGTGGTAATTCACTGGGCCTGCAGCCCAAAGCTACACGCACTTACCTGGAGCGTGAGTTACAGAAGTGGGCACAATACGCGGTAGATGGCCATTTTCATGCCGAGGAGCCCTGGCTTACCTATCACAAATTACTGCGCGAACCGCTGGCCCGCCTGGTGGGGGCGCAGCCGCATGAGGTAGTGGCCATGAATAACCTCACCACCAACCTGCACCTGATGATGGTAAGCTTTTACCGTCCCGGCCCGCAGCGGTATAAAATTCTGATGGAGGGTGGCGCTTTCCCTTCCGATCAGTACGCGGTAGAATCGCAGGTGCGCTTTCATGGCTACGCCCCCGATAGTGCCATCATTGAGATAAATCCACGCCCCGGGGAGCAAACCCTGCACACCGAAGATATCCTGGCAGCTATTGAGGAACATAAAGACAGCCTGGCGCTGGTGCTCTTTAGCGGCATCCAGTACTACACCGGGCAGGTGTTTGACATGCAAGCCATCAGCAAGGCAGCTCATGCCGCAGGCGCTTTCGCCGGTTTTGATCTGGCCCACGCCATTGGCAATGTGCCCATGCAGCTGCACAATTGGGATGCCGATTTTGCCGTTTGGTGCAGCTATAAGTACCTCAACAGCGGGCCTGGCAACACAGCAGGCGCTTTTGTACACGAGCGGCATGTAACCAGCACAGATATTCCGCGCTTTGCCGGCTGGTGGGGACATAACGAAGAGGAGCGCTTTAAAATGGAGAAAGGCTTCAAGCCAATTGCCGGTGCTGATGGATGGATGCTTAGCAACAGCAATATTTTACCGCTTGCTGCCCAGCGCGCCTCCCTGGAAATATTTGAAGAGGCCGGTATTGAGCGCCTGCGCCAGAAAAGCCTGCAGCTGACCGGCTACCTGGAGTGGATGCTCTGCCACGAAATAAACTGCGATAAATGGGGCATTGAGATCATTACCCCCAGCCAGCCCGAGGCACGCGGCTGCCAGCTCTCCCTGTTTGTGCACAAAGGAGGTAAGGCCGTTTTTGATAAAATCGACAGCGCCGGTGTAATTGGCGACTGGCGCGAACCCAATGTGATCAGGGTGGCCCCGGCCCCGCTCTACAACTCATTTATGGATGTTTATAGGTTCTGCCGTATCTTTGAGCGCGCTTTACAGGAAGTTGTGGGTTAA
- a CDS encoding kynurenine 3-monooxygenase (COG0654 2-polyprenyl-6-methoxyphenol hydroxylase and related FAD-dependent oxidoreductases) codes for MIDFSKKYKGKVAVLGGGLVGALHATFLARKGFDVTLYEQRTDIRKVKLKENRSINLAVSTRGWTAMELLGIADQVREHVVPMKGRMMHDKQGNTNYQAYSTEDKAIFSVSRGRLNQLLLEIAEKHGVKLCFSHKCTFVDLQHGIAYFTVAAEEMSEVNVEADLIIGADGAFSAVRKAMQRTDRFNYSQYYIDWGYKELTIPPAANGDWALEPNALHIWPRGNFMLIALPNMDRSFTCTLFLPFEGETAFEKLSNDGQVGDFFNSWFPDVVPLMPELLEEFSQNPTSSLVSISCYPWTRYNKAALVGDASHAVVPFYGQGMNAGFEDVRVFMELVDEHEGNWEKVLPAYEQLRRPDADAIQELAMANFVEMRHSVADDIFLLRKQIEAELHRRYPKHWMPLYSMVTFSNIRYSDALERGRQQDKIMDGIMTKPGIEDDWQSLDFEVIAKQLSVLEE; via the coding sequence ATGATTGATTTTTCTAAGAAGTACAAAGGAAAGGTTGCCGTACTGGGCGGTGGCCTGGTAGGTGCTCTTCATGCCACTTTTCTTGCCCGTAAAGGCTTTGATGTTACCCTGTATGAGCAGCGAACCGACATTCGCAAAGTAAAATTAAAAGAAAACCGTTCTATTAACCTGGCAGTAAGCACCCGCGGCTGGACTGCTATGGAGCTCCTGGGTATTGCCGACCAGGTACGCGAACATGTAGTGCCCATGAAGGGCCGCATGATGCACGACAAACAGGGTAATACAAATTACCAGGCCTATAGCACCGAAGACAAGGCTATTTTTTCTGTATCGCGCGGGCGCCTCAACCAGCTGCTGCTCGAAATTGCCGAGAAGCATGGGGTAAAGCTCTGCTTCAGCCATAAGTGTACCTTTGTAGATCTGCAGCACGGCATTGCCTATTTTACCGTAGCCGCCGAGGAAATGAGTGAGGTAAACGTAGAGGCCGATCTGATCATTGGTGCCGATGGTGCCTTCTCGGCCGTACGCAAGGCCATGCAGCGCACCGACCGTTTCAATTACAGTCAGTACTACATAGACTGGGGCTACAAAGAGCTTACCATACCCCCCGCAGCCAATGGCGATTGGGCGCTGGAGCCCAACGCGTTGCACATCTGGCCCCGTGGCAATTTTATGCTGATTGCCCTGCCCAACATGGACCGTTCTTTTACCTGCACGCTCTTTCTACCTTTTGAAGGAGAAACAGCCTTTGAAAAACTCAGCAACGATGGGCAGGTGGGCGATTTCTTTAACAGCTGGTTTCCGGATGTGGTACCGCTGATGCCGGAGCTGCTGGAAGAATTCAGCCAGAACCCCACTTCCTCGCTGGTGAGCATTAGCTGCTACCCCTGGACCCGCTACAACAAAGCTGCCCTGGTAGGCGATGCCTCTCATGCGGTAGTGCCCTTTTACGGACAGGGCATGAATGCCGGCTTTGAAGATGTACGGGTGTTTATGGAACTGGTAGATGAACATGAAGGCAATTGGGAAAAAGTGCTGCCGGCTTATGAGCAGCTGCGCCGCCCCGATGCCGATGCCATCCAGGAGCTTGCCATGGCAAACTTTGTGGAAATGCGCCATAGCGTTGCCGACGATATTTTTTTACTCCGGAAGCAGATTGAGGCAGAGCTACACCGCCGCTACCCTAAGCACTGGATGCCGCTTTACAGCATGGTTACCTTTAGCAACATACGCTACTCCGATGCCCTGGAAAGGGGCCGTCAGCAGGATAAAATTATGGATGGTATTATGACAAAGCCCGGTATTGAGGATGACTGGCAGTCGCTGGATTTTGAAGTCATTGCCAAACAGCTGTCTGTACTGGAAGAATAG